TCCAAGGACCGGCTATACACCTTCGCGGCTGGCTCGGCGGGGCGGCGCTCGGCACAGAGTGCGATCTACAGGATGACAGATGGCCTGGCACGCCTGTTGGCGCCCATTCTCCCGATCACCATCGACGACCTTTGGTCCCACCTGCCGGGTCCCCGGGCGGAGAGTGTTCATCTGGCCGACTTCCCGGAAGGATGTGAGGAGCTGGTCGATCGCGAACTGCTCGACCGCTGGTCTCGGCTCCGCGCGTTGCGCGATGTCGTGAATGTCGAGCTGGAAGGGCTGCGACAGGCGAAAGTGGTTGGGACCTCGCTGGAGGCGGCAGTGGCGGTGCGTGCAAACGGCGCGACGGCCACCCTGATCGAACAGTACGTGTCCGACCTGCCGACCCTGTTCATCACCTCGGAGGCGACGGTCGAGACGGACGCCGCACTCCCCGTGGATCCGGAACAGGCGGCGTCGGCGGGAGCGCAGTTTGCCGAGCCGGACGGCGCGGCGGTGATAGCGGCGCGGCGCGCCGACGGGATCAAGTGCGACCGATGCTGGCGCTACGTTCCGGAGGTGACCGACACCGACCCGGCGGGCATCTGCGAGCGCTGCGCCGCCGCGCTGGCCGAAACGGTGGAGCGTGTTGTCTGAACCGGTCGGATCGGATGCCCACGCGCCGGTAGCCCGGCCGGATCCACCTTTTCCGTCCCCCGTCCCGTCGCGGCGCCTTCTGTTCTTGCTGGCAGCGACGATAGTCGTCGCCGATCAGGTCTCCAAGGGAATGGTGCGAGCCTGGCTGCCGCTTTATTCGTCGGTCACGGTCATTCCCGATCTGCTCGACTTCCGGTACGTCCGCAATACCGGCGCCGCGTTCGGTCTGCTGAACAACGTCGACATCCCGTTCAAACCGGCGTTGATGACGGCGATCGCGCTCTTCGCCATGATCGCCATCGGGTTCTACGCCAGTCGAACCGCGGCGGACGAGCGGCTGTCGAGAATCGGCCTTGCCCTTGTCCTGGGAGGCGCCCTCGGCAACCTCATCGACCGGATAGCCACCGGCTACGTCGTCGACTTCATCGATTTCTACTGGCGTGGCTGGCACTTCTGGGCGTTCAACGTCGCCGACGCGGCGATAACAGTCGGCGCCGGCTGTGTCATTCTTGACATGTTCACGAATCCTCAACCGCAGCGGGAGTAGCCGGGATGTATCCGCGACTCTTCGAGCTCTTTGGCGTCAGCATCTACACCTATGGTCTGATGCTGGTCGCCGCGTATCTCATCGGTCTCCGCGTGGCGGTGGCGCGCGGGAGGGCGCGCGGGTTGAACGACGCTCGCGTGATGGATCTCGGCATCCTGGTCATCATCGGCGCGCTGGTAGGCGCGAAGCTCCTGCTGTTCGTCGTCGAGTTCGATCACATCCTGGAGGACCCGGCATACCTCTGGACGCTTCTCCGCTCGGCCGGCG
The nucleotide sequence above comes from Acidobacteriota bacterium. Encoded proteins:
- the lspA gene encoding signal peptidase II — translated: MLSEPVGSDAHAPVARPDPPFPSPVPSRRLLFLLAATIVVADQVSKGMVRAWLPLYSSVTVIPDLLDFRYVRNTGAAFGLLNNVDIPFKPALMTAIALFAMIAIGFYASRTAADERLSRIGLALVLGGALGNLIDRIATGYVVDFIDFYWRGWHFWAFNVADAAITVGAGCVILDMFTNPQPQRE